From a single Natronocella acetinitrilica genomic region:
- a CDS encoding SirB2 family protein, translating into MDYIVVKHLHSTMALLTISLFLLRGVWMIAWPGMLQRRWVRIVPHVIDTVLLASAITMLVMISLNPLTQGWLMVKILGLVAYIVLGTIALRRGRTKPARIAAFVGALLVFFYIYAVAFSKQPWPF; encoded by the coding sequence ATGGATTACATCGTCGTCAAACACCTGCACTCCACGATGGCGCTGCTCACTATCTCGCTGTTCCTGCTACGGGGCGTCTGGATGATCGCCTGGCCAGGCATGCTGCAGCGACGCTGGGTGCGGATTGTCCCCCACGTCATTGACACCGTGCTGCTGGCGTCGGCGATAACCATGCTGGTGATGATCAGCCTTAACCCCCTCACGCAGGGCTGGCTGATGGTCAAGATTCTGGGCCTGGTCGCCTATATCGTGCTGGGGACCATCGCGTTGCGGAGAGGCCGCACCAAACCTGCAAGAATTGCGGCCTTCGTCGGTGCCCTACTGGTTTTCTTCTATATCTATGCCGTTGCCTTCAGCAAGCAACCATGGCCGTTCTGA
- the purN gene encoding phosphoribosylglycinamide formyltransferase — protein sequence MTGVVVLISGSGSNLQQLLDAAASGDLPAPIAAVISNRADAHGLERARRSGVPAIALPHGNYANREAYDAALQQEIDAHKPALVVLAGFMRILSEGFVQHYAGRMLNIHPSLLPAYRGLHTHQRVLAAGDSEHGCSVHFVTPDLDAGPLVMQARIPVLPDDTEHSLAARVQREEHRIYPRVIRWFLQGRLTLTQGVPRFDGRPLKEPVTVRPDAPLPA from the coding sequence ATGACTGGGGTTGTCGTGCTCATTTCCGGTAGCGGTAGCAATCTGCAACAACTGCTTGATGCCGCCGCCAGTGGCGACCTGCCGGCACCCATTGCCGCCGTGATCAGCAACAGGGCAGATGCCCACGGACTGGAACGCGCTCGCCGGAGCGGCGTGCCTGCCATCGCCCTGCCACATGGCAACTACGCCAACCGCGAGGCTTATGATGCGGCCTTGCAACAGGAGATCGACGCCCACAAACCTGCGCTGGTGGTGTTGGCCGGATTCATGCGCATCCTCTCAGAAGGTTTTGTGCAACATTACGCGGGTCGCATGCTCAACATCCATCCGTCTCTGTTACCAGCCTACCGCGGACTTCACACCCATCAGCGTGTGCTAGCCGCCGGAGATAGCGAGCACGGCTGCAGCGTGCACTTCGTGACGCCTGACCTGGACGCCGGCCCCCTGGTGATGCAGGCTCGCATACCCGTGTTGCCCGATGACACGGAACACAGCCTGGCAGCACGGGTTCAGCGCGAGGAACACCGGATCTATCCGCGCGTGATTCGCTGGTTTCTGCAAGGGAGATTGACGCTGACCCAGGGCGTGCCACGGTTCGACGGACGGCCGCTTAAGGAGCCGGTGACCGTTCGGCCTGACGCCCCGCTGCCCGCCTGA
- the purM gene encoding phosphoribosylformylglycinamidine cyclo-ligase: MTSHDASGTTGLTYREAGVDIDAGNALVERIKPAVARTRRPEVLGGLGGFGGLFEVPVDRYRRPVLVSGTDGVGTKLRLAIETGLHDGIGIDLVAMCVNDILVCGAEPLYFLDYYATGKLDVDIAARVVEGIATGCEQAGAALIGGETAEMPGMYEAGDYDLAGFCVGVVERDRIIDGSAVAPGDQLIALASSGPHSNGYSLIRRIMTHAGATPDMPLGERRLADALMAPTRIYVKAVHALIAEQPVHAMAHITGGGLTENLPRVLPDGMQAVIDTGSWQWPEVFRWLQDSGTVAQDEMYRTFNCGIGMVLVVPADSLETGLRLLTANGEQAWHLGAIEAATSADDARVHFTPDSTQR; this comes from the coding sequence TTGACCAGTCATGACGCATCGGGAACCACCGGTCTGACCTACCGCGAAGCAGGGGTCGACATTGATGCCGGAAACGCCCTGGTGGAACGCATCAAGCCCGCAGTGGCCCGCACCCGGAGACCCGAGGTCCTGGGCGGCCTTGGCGGCTTCGGCGGCCTGTTTGAGGTACCGGTGGATCGCTATCGCAGACCGGTCCTGGTGTCGGGTACCGACGGTGTTGGCACCAAGCTGCGTCTGGCCATCGAGACGGGCCTGCATGATGGTATCGGCATCGACCTGGTTGCCATGTGCGTCAACGACATTCTCGTTTGCGGTGCGGAACCGCTCTATTTCCTGGACTACTACGCCACCGGCAAACTGGACGTGGATATCGCGGCCCGGGTCGTGGAAGGCATCGCCACGGGCTGCGAGCAGGCCGGAGCCGCGCTGATTGGTGGCGAGACGGCAGAAATGCCAGGCATGTACGAGGCAGGAGACTACGATCTCGCCGGCTTCTGTGTCGGCGTAGTGGAGCGTGACAGGATCATTGACGGCAGCGCGGTGGCTCCCGGAGATCAGCTGATTGCGCTGGCGTCCAGCGGTCCGCACTCCAACGGCTATTCACTGATTCGCCGGATCATGACCCATGCCGGCGCAACCCCCGACATGCCCCTTGGCGAGCGCCGTCTTGCCGATGCGCTTATGGCCCCCACCCGCATCTACGTCAAGGCGGTGCATGCCCTGATCGCCGAGCAGCCAGTCCATGCCATGGCGCACATCACCGGCGGCGGGCTGACAGAGAACCTGCCGAGGGTGCTACCAGATGGCATGCAGGCGGTTATCGACACCGGTAGCTGGCAATGGCCAGAGGTTTTCCGTTGGCTGCAGGATAGCGGGACTGTTGCCCAGGACGAAATGTATCGGACGTTCAACTGCGGCATCGGCATGGTCCTGGTGGTTCCGGCGGACTCCCTGGAGACCGGCCTGCGCCTGCTTACGGCAAACGGTGAGCAGGCGTGGCATCTCGGCGCTATCGAAGCCGCGACCAGCGCTGATGATGCCCGGGTCCACTTCACCCCGGACAGCACCCAGCGATGA
- a CDS encoding DUF2066 domain-containing protein produces MSLARFTVCILLMFVASPLAWGQSSVPGLYDARVQVESQADDERRRATREGLEQVVVRMTGQREVLGDESVRDLVRGADRYVQQFGFETRETDDGDQLELRLRFDGQALQRALAEREISVWVEADRPRVLIWLAIDRAGDRELVGGDTALDVQQLVRDGARDAGLPVLMPLQDLEDRQRLSSSDVWGGFRGPILEASARYRAEVVLVGRLDRRGQEFAGRWLLFRDGETQEWSATDEELDAVLAAGTSGAAERLARALGRRPGERVVGDFTLQVDGLQGLADFTYVHRLLGETRGVGGVDVLRADGETLYLRIRLEGDSDRFIRDVEQGGRLERVRSDSMTSPAADAPTVDLGFRLRG; encoded by the coding sequence ATGTCCCTTGCCCGCTTTACCGTCTGCATTCTGTTGATGTTCGTCGCGTCCCCGCTGGCTTGGGGTCAGAGTTCGGTTCCCGGGCTTTACGATGCGCGTGTGCAGGTGGAATCCCAGGCGGACGATGAACGTCGTCGCGCCACCAGGGAGGGGCTGGAGCAGGTGGTTGTCCGAATGACCGGGCAGCGGGAAGTCCTCGGTGACGAGTCCGTCCGGGATCTAGTACGGGGTGCTGATCGCTACGTCCAGCAGTTCGGCTTCGAAACCCGGGAGACCGACGATGGCGACCAGCTTGAACTGAGACTGCGGTTCGACGGGCAGGCCTTGCAACGCGCTCTGGCAGAACGCGAGATTTCGGTCTGGGTCGAGGCTGACCGCCCACGGGTGCTCATTTGGCTCGCAATCGACCGGGCCGGCGACCGCGAGCTTGTCGGCGGGGATACGGCGCTGGATGTCCAGCAACTGGTTCGTGATGGCGCGCGTGATGCCGGTTTGCCCGTGCTCATGCCACTGCAGGATCTGGAGGATCGCCAGCGCCTGAGTTCCTCGGACGTCTGGGGCGGGTTCCGCGGGCCGATTCTTGAAGCCTCGGCGCGCTATCGGGCTGAGGTGGTGCTGGTAGGGCGGTTGGACCGGCGGGGCCAGGAATTTGCGGGGCGTTGGTTGCTGTTCCGGGATGGCGAAACCCAGGAGTGGAGTGCGACGGACGAGGAACTGGACGCTGTCCTCGCCGCAGGAACCAGTGGCGCTGCTGAACGCCTGGCGCGTGCACTTGGGAGGCGTCCAGGCGAGCGGGTCGTGGGTGATTTCACGCTGCAGGTCGATGGTCTTCAGGGGCTTGCAGACTTCACCTACGTTCACCGACTGCTCGGCGAGACGCGCGGCGTCGGCGGCGTAGACGTGCTACGCGCCGATGGCGAAACGCTGTATTTGCGTATTCGACTAGAGGGCGACAGCGATCGTTTCATTCGCGATGTGGAGCAGGGCGGTCGCCTGGAGCGCGTCCGCTCCGACTCCATGACCAGCCCCGCCGCGGATGCGCCCACTGTTGATCTCGGTTTCCGTCTGCGCGGCTGA
- a CDS encoding DUF481 domain-containing protein, translating to MGSRLLAGLLGILIAGAVQADTLLLDNGDRISGTLIRLGDGRVEFRQQVTSTTVNINWDRVAGLTTDDVVRVLLNDGTEIAGRIVEAEDGRLRMDSVNLDAPVSFALTSVAEISGPSTPERDRVRTTGNIAAGGNFTRGNTRSEAYNANGNFEARTNVNRFRLAGDVNQAKDDGVLVRDNASATARYDHFLSDRVYANSSVSLNRNRFKDLRLRTAAGAGFGYQFFDSPRRSLSSELGVSYVNQDFYDAENESNPAGRWAIDYEERLFGASLRLFHSQEGLVSLEKAGEFLVQTRTGLRFPLMFGLTGTLQANVDYDNDPPGDRRKTDQAYVATIGYSW from the coding sequence ATGGGTTCAAGACTACTCGCCGGCCTGCTCGGCATTCTCATCGCGGGAGCCGTTCAGGCCGACACTCTGCTACTCGACAATGGTGACCGCATCAGCGGTACGCTGATTCGCCTCGGGGACGGTCGCGTGGAGTTCCGCCAGCAAGTCACGTCCACGACCGTGAACATCAACTGGGACCGTGTCGCGGGCCTGACCACCGACGACGTGGTACGCGTCCTGCTGAATGACGGCACCGAGATCGCCGGACGGATCGTCGAAGCGGAAGATGGCCGTCTGCGCATGGACTCCGTCAATCTCGATGCCCCGGTGAGCTTCGCATTGACATCGGTGGCCGAGATCAGCGGGCCCTCCACGCCCGAGCGTGACCGGGTGCGCACCACCGGGAATATCGCCGCAGGTGGCAATTTCACCCGCGGCAACACGCGCAGTGAAGCCTATAACGCCAATGGCAATTTCGAGGCCCGTACCAACGTCAACCGCTTTCGCCTCGCCGGTGACGTCAACCAGGCCAAGGATGACGGCGTTCTGGTGCGGGACAACGCCTCAGCCACGGCCCGCTACGACCACTTCCTGTCGGACCGGGTCTACGCCAACAGCTCCGTTTCCTTGAACAGAAACCGCTTCAAGGATCTACGCCTGCGAACCGCCGCCGGTGCCGGTTTCGGTTATCAGTTCTTTGATTCCCCGCGTCGCAGCCTGTCCTCCGAACTCGGTGTCAGCTACGTGAACCAGGATTTCTATGACGCCGAGAACGAGTCGAACCCGGCAGGGCGTTGGGCCATTGACTACGAAGAGCGGCTATTCGGCGCCTCCCTGCGCCTTTTTCACTCCCAGGAGGGGCTGGTCAGTCTGGAGAAAGCCGGCGAGTTCCTGGTGCAGACGCGAACCGGCCTGCGATTCCCGCTGATGTTCGGGCTTACGGGAACCTTACAGGCCAACGTGGATTACGATAACGATCCGCCGGGTGACCGCCGCAAGACCGATCAGGCCTATGTGGCGACCATCGGCTACAGCTGGTAG